A portion of the Tachysurus fulvidraco isolate hzauxx_2018 chromosome 8, HZAU_PFXX_2.0, whole genome shotgun sequence genome contains these proteins:
- the pigf gene encoding phosphatidylinositol-glycan biosynthesis class F protein, with protein sequence MWEVEIRGMASSHVLLISSVFMGSLVPALFVENFSVYGTHLVWLYSVSACVALVNIAVFWLLGISPPTKKHTLSYKFSRLIRSGVYFLLSCLFFHSVVVLYGAPLLESAVETFSLAVLLSTLTTLRCLCMHGPNVQAWIRVFSRDGAMSVWDTSLQITTGCSVIGAWLGAFPIPLDWDRPWQVWPISCSFGATGGFLTGLLAAPIWIRWHRKQLTYKLK encoded by the exons ATGTGGGAAGTCGAGATCAGAGGCATGGCATCATCTCATGTCCTCCTCATCAGCTCTGTGTTCATGGGAAGCCTGGTGCCTGCTCTCTTTGTGGAGAACTTCTCAGTGTATGGGACACACCTGGTGTGgctttattctgtttctgcttGTGTTGCTCTAGTCAACATTGCTGTGTTTTGGCTTCTCGGCATCAGTCCACcgacaaagaaacacacactgagctacaAG TTTTCTAGACTGATTAGATCCGGTGTGTATTTTCTGCTGTCTTGCCTCTTCTTCCACTCTGTGGTTGTTCTGTATGGGGCACCTTTGCTCGA GTCAGCTGTGGAGACATTTTCTCTGGCTGTACTGCTCTCCACTCTCACCACACTGAGGTGTCTGTGTATGCATGGGCCGAACGTACAGGCTTGGATCCGGGTTTTCAGTAGAGATGG GGCGATGTCCGTGTGGGACACATCACTTCAGATTACTACTGGATGCAGTGTCATTGGAGCCTGGCTTGGAGCTTTCCCTATTCCTCTTGACTGGGACAGACCCTGGCAG GTGTGGCCCATTTCCTGTTCATTTGGGGCAACAGGAGGATTTCTGACAGGGCTGCTAGCTGCTCCGATCTGGATCCGTTGGCATCGCAAACAGCTCACCTACAAACTCAAATGA